The genomic window ATGCGTCTAGAGAAACAGTTAAATGATGTGAAACAAAGTTAGCACTGATGTGAAAATTGCACAAGCACTGGAATAAACAGTTAAGAAATAATTTGATGACCCAAAACTAGAAGCAGCAAGTAATTTTGCAAGTTGCTGCTGTTTAAATGCAATGTCCTGACTTGGTAAATTGTAAGAACAAAAATCCAAACTGGATCATGAATAATCCTAATAAGTATCGAAAGCAGAGCAATATTGGGAGAATTGTGGAGTTACCTGGCCGGTCGAGGAAGCAGAAGACGGGCAGGTGGAAGCCGGCGCGGTCGCACCTCCGGATCCCGGCGGGCAGCTCGCCTCCTCCGGCAGCAAGCAGCGCGTGGAAGTCGACCACCGCGGacaggtccccgccgccgccaccgccggctggCTTGCCCCTGCAGCGCTCGAAAAGTCAGGGCTCTGCTCTGCTGTTCCCGCGTGGAGATGGCGGAGGgccaagggagagagagagacctgGAGTTGGACCTGCCCTTGCGACTGGGCGGCTTGTAGAGCTTGTACTGCTTCTCGGCCCGCCGGAACGCCGTGCGCTCCGCGGCGGCCCCGGGCTCCGTTTCCGCGTACATCGCCGGCAAgtgtggcgccgccgccgccgttctcgCTGTACCCTCTTTGTTTTTTCCCTTCGGATTGGTGGTCTTGGCCCACGGAAGTTAATAGTGTGCGCCGAACCAGTTTCGGTCCAGGTTCCTGTCTCCTCCTAGACTGGGCCAGGAACTGTGCACAGAACCAGGCCCGGCCCAGGTTTGATGGATGGCATGGATAAATTAGGTCTGTCTGAGCCTCTCAGGAGACCGAAGTTAATCAACCAGATCGATCGCTCTAGGTTTTCATTACCGCCGGCAATCTTGGCAAGGGCGTGAGCGGTATGGCTGCCGCCGGAGGGCCGCCGGAAAGGCCATCCTCGAGGGCCGTCTCGTGCGACCTGCAGGCATGCACCACTGAGCCCGCTATAGGAACAGGAACGGCAGAGAAAGAATCTGCTGCCGAGTACAACCAGAAAGAGGTTGATGACAATGCCGGCGATGGCTCCCATGGCATCGGCGGTGACGGCGTCGGGGGAGACAACGTTGGCAGCGGGCTCCATGGCATCGGCAATGATGGCATCATCGTGAGCGGCAGcggcgatgatgatgacggcgacgaccGCAGGAGGAGCGAGTATGATGATGACGACAATGGGGGGTTCTACAGACCGCAGGACATGGCCGACTACATCAGCGAGGACGACGGCTACGACGAGAGGGACTATCCACCACCGAGTCACATGATCTGCTACAACGGAGACAGCAAAAACCTGAACTTAGCCTACTCCTTTTCTAAGTACCGGGTGGAGCTCTTCATCGTGCGCCCTCGCTTCCGCTTCACGGGTTCCTTCGCCGCCACCGACGGCTTTGGTGGCCACTTCTGGTCATCGCAGAGAGGACACACCGTCGATCCACAGAATAATCTGATACTCGAGTCGAGCAGcgccctgacggacaccttctggATCAAAATCAAGATCCCGGGGGACAACGGCGAAGCCGATGATCACTACAATGGAAACTTCTCGTTCACGGTGAACCCGTACGCGTGCAACAAAGTCATCACCCGCACCATCTCCACAAGACACGGCCGCAAGATAGACATGACCTTCATGGCGCTGCACAAGGCTATACAGGCCAACGTGTACGTCAACCTCGATCACCGCGCACCACGAACTCTACGACGGCGAGAGTGTCGTGCTCTTTTCTTGTGGAGAAGAGAACAAGGCGGAGGTCATCGATGGCGAGCTCCCGCTATCGCGGAAGTGTGTGGCTGTTCCAATATACATGGAGCCGCTCTTGATACTCTACCTGGACCTGCAAGTTGCAACTCACTGTGATCGTGATAACGAGGGTCACACCATCGCCTTTCGAGATTATATTACCTTTTACCCTGATCAATATGTAAAAAGAATCTGCAGTGCCGAACATGGTAAAGTTAAAGTGCGGATTTCATACCAGTAGTTGCGGTGCACAAAGATGTAAGCTGAACTGAAGTTCTATAATTATGTATGGAGATGCACTTACAAATCCAAAGGGAGGGAGTACTAATACTACGAGCTTACATAAATTCTAGGCACAATTACTATTTTTTGGGCCATATAAGTTATTGCAATTGTAGTCACTTTTATTAGAATGCTGTATTACCGGAATGGACCAAACCACGGCTCTCCTCCATGATGTAGTGAGAATGATGGAGCATCGGTAGTTGGGGTGCCCATTACACATTCTTTGAGACACTTAATCTTCATCAGTGACTCATGGACTTCGGTGGGTCTTCTCACATCGAGAAATCGAGATGGCTGAGTGCAGCCTGTACCATCTCCTTGATCGTCTCAACACTATCCATTTCTTCCGTCTGAAAAATATAATAACTAGATTTTCAAAGAATATAAATGGCTGCTGATATTGACAGAAAATATAATGAAAATATGTGCATGCTACCAAATGCATATGTGTAATCCATGTGTTCACAAGCTTAAGTCAAGCCAACGTATATCTAATGAGTCGTATGAAAGAAGTGTGACTAAAAAAATACATAGTCATATGAACTGGCAACACGATCATTGATCAACGTAACTGGGAAAAATATGTTATGCGATAAGTTTGTTGGTAATCCCTTTTTCAGAACAGCGGTACGGCTCTATTAATTCATGAAACAAAGTCCACTAGATCGAAAGACCTGAAATGAACACCAACAACAAGACCAAAGATCATGTCAAGGTCCTTCGAAGCCGACATCTTTAGATCCCATCTTGATGTTTCCCCGTGTACCTGCTGATGAAGTTACAAATTCCATACAAGCTGGACTAACTTCATAAGGTCTAAAGAGCCAACCTCATGAGGTTTAAAGAGACTTAAGAGCCGCACACCTCAAGAATAGATTTCTTTTTAATGAGCCATGTACGGGTCGCACATCTCACAAGGAAAACTTGTCAAACTGATGCCTAGTCGGCATTGAGGAGGaagaatatcaaaagtatgaagcGACTACTAATGAGAACCATTGGCTCTATATGGTAGACCTAGACCATGATAACAATGCCAGGGAAGTGATGGAGCCAAAATATCTATGTTCCGCATGACACCATCTCAACCACACAAACCTAACAAAGAACATATAAGAAATGAACACCAAGCATTGATAAGTGGTGCCCATGCCTCTAACCGACTGATGAGGTGTCGGTGATGTGGGGAACTTGTGAAGATTCAAATGGTGAATGATTCTCTATCAGTGCCCATTGTTTCTTTCGGGTCTTTCATTATCCTGCGTTTCAAGTGGACTGAAGAGAAAATTTCTGTATGAATTGTGTTTCTCCACTATAATTGCCGTAATTTTCCTTTGAAGCCAAATAAAGACTTGGTTCCCTTGTGAAGTAAAACAAAACTCATAAATTTACGAACTCCCATAACCAAGAGTGCCATCCCTTATGATGTCATTCATGTGACATTACTGAAAGAATTCGAGAGCGACCGAGCGAAAGAGATGGGAGCAAGCTTTTCGTACATGAAATCAGGAGGAGATCTAGAGGAGAAATTAATTGGAGAACAAATGCAGCAAAACACGGATGTGATTACCTCGATGAACATGGTGTGGACTGTGCGGCCGTCCACGACGGTCACACTTGAGGTGATGACCTTGAGACAGAGTGAATCGAGTGCCTTGTACATCTTCGCCATGACGTTCTGCGCATTGTCGTGCCTCATGCTCATCACCGCCAGCTTCTCCGCTATAGGCCTCACCTCCAGCTGCAGAAATGATAAACCACGCGGTTATTCAATAATGGTTTGTTTTGACATCCTCAGTCTTGTTTCATAGAGTTGCCCCAAAATGTTTCACATTTGCCATGTTATCTTGGAAGCTTTTCGTTGTCTACAAAATGTTTGGATATAATTAACAACATATTTCTCTTTGCTAACATTTTAGTTGTTACACAAGGTTTTTTATTCTTTTCGTCAGAAATATTCTCACTAGATTTACATTTGGACCTCTCGATCATTTTATTTACATTTGGACTTCTCGATCAGTATGTTTTTGCAGACTAAGCAAAATTTACCTCAAGGAGGATCGGATGCGTGGCAGGGGAAGTGACGGTGTCGTTGATGGAGGAGGAAGCAgtcctcctcatcttcttccgCGTCGAGAAGCCAACGCCGGCGTCCTCCACCCCCTCGCTCCCGGTGGAGGCCTCCGACTTGACCACCACGGCGGTGCAGCTGCCTGCCTCGAGGTCGGACACCTCGGCGAGGATCCGGCGCTCCTGCTCCTGCAGCTCCTCGATGTATGCGACGGCGTCCTGGATGATGGACGCCTTGTCCATCTAATCGTGGCACAAGTTAACAGAAAACTCAATCAAATCAAACTGTActagctagtacttcctccgttcctaaatatagccCTTTTAGGgatttcaatataaactacatacgaagcaaaatgagtgaatttatacTTTAAAGTAtgtccgtatgtagttcatactaGAATCTCTAAAAAaaagcttatatttagaaacagagggagtatgaagTAGACGCAAGTCCTCTTCACCTACTAGTATGAAGAAGCAAACCTTGGTGATGTTTGG from Triticum aestivum cultivar Chinese Spring chromosome 3B, IWGSC CS RefSeq v2.1, whole genome shotgun sequence includes these protein-coding regions:
- the LOC123068237 gene encoding transcription factor BHLH6, translating into MEGGMDASLDFLELEAHLVFDLGDADSKRWMSLADCCSSYLPAEDSLSGLDSSCYNDPTSSPDGATSSRSTASTRASKNIVEERDRRRRLNEKLYAIRGVVPNITKMDKASIIQDAVAYIEELQEQERRILAEVSDLEAGSCTAVVVKSEASTGSEGVEDAGVGFSTRKKMRRTASSSINDTVTSPATHPILLELEVRPIAEKLAVMSMRHDNAQNVMAKMYKALDSLCLKVITSSVTVVDGRTVHTMFIETEEMDSVETIKEMVQAALSHLDFSM